From Pogona vitticeps strain Pit_001003342236 chromosome ZW-PAR, PviZW2.1, whole genome shotgun sequence, one genomic window encodes:
- the SEC16A gene encoding protein transport protein Sec16A isoform X1 produces MQPPPQAVPPGAGGPPPLAASRNMYWRSSPLSRRANPPAGATPGLVRPVTDPFAFGVQPPRGSPSGNAAKGDPLVMPGFPPAAFPPPAAGQPPPPFSGDNPHGLNSPWPPLSSQPGASSAFSRTAASFPAHVADRAEARPGAEQGLGHPAGPFDSSGARENSVRGHQGSASPPERPPSEQNVGWSPTHPSLAPSALSFQPAVPQWMGPHGSLPPQGHSYLPYPEPPPQNAAYTVPPTTVGIPQAGPPLDPYPSPAQRPAAAQGAAEAPSGVSDAPSVSSAQGAPWQNPGGSSPWLGQLPQEHFYLQPLETTPTPLHPSSQESAPPGQPRGRLEAAGEPCPADTDPGTVSMFFKGEEAENEEILSSERRNQDGKADFEASQPTMGHTYYQPLHSSHQIPVAAFASAQPYAAPATEALQKEGEAPPSFRTANVQPGDPTAFSREGKAEAVGPGAPLYENVENQEYVQNQEVLPSEPPAQSHPSPGAASDSSRYALLLGPSLPKSSLGRSNMEGGPNLEAPDALLLQPVRPDSVSSSYSNLSHRSLSCASRPQEPGTFIQQESGKPEEEEEEEPSSSSTPFFQQIDSSPLGGDAGEHNPSRSYRGLLSQAPTPSPPKPMGVFQTSANSSFEPVRSQGSGPKPLETDQAKMVAELRENPPSQRSSKKSPAVPVASPGNLEQPPDNLETLLPFQAQPLMAAGNPGGVPQPISSSGATDSVQSSSERRPSARVQGAVKKCESPATTLWAHNELPNFGGNVLLAPAAPAVYVPAKPVVQVVQPPESGPPGQQRFPPRSVLAPQAGHVASENLENPPKMGDEEALRSQASSGYASLLSSPPTEALQNPPVVLAQPNQGGGLNQLVNFSLGHQLSKNENSPLAKDPAGSKRPMPSGLSSSHASGESGIFLTGPPGSVLHASAGLSDSNSLQEPLGAPEIAMHSPAGLLIRQPASHLPLNLAAEKQTSAPSEAGLPPEFGSKPGTGVGAPGNPRVALGPGGPAGVANNSHPGRSKNSLTSQEFSQPVDYTVAKSVEQSGAESGPQGHNPLLASSQSMPQPPGPIGQAELDAHQKRFYQQVTKDTQPPAPSDRTLPLQRKPTPAASASQGADPPLNPQGPPGGSSAPPLGHRPGPAGPPEGSSALPPANPARSPPDPQQGSLGQPPPASTPSGLPSASVAGGPSHPPQPPSQPDQQQPPPPQTPQNAFAGPPNPYYYYRHPYDAYPAGYPPPYPPVDPRTAHLYYQEDVYSRYDPSYRPYGGTAAYGEPSSYQYVEPERPSSRASHTSDRPPSRPGYPEDYYNAKSGWSDYYADYYATAYDYGDRYPSAYDPRYRDLRAYDQHYWYDTEQRSYPKREAYPYGNSHDRYEDHWRYDPRFAGSFDEDLEPRRDPYGDEFDRRSVHSEHSGHSLHSSRSVHSRQSSFSSRSQQSQLYRSNHDLTAAAYDGEHPAASLHADYYPHYMNPPSLADYNHSAQTAWSTMEQVPSRPLTPEKFSVPHICARFGPGGYLVKALPNLPSEGQPALVEIHSMEMIMQHSLEQEEMRAFPGPLTKDDTHKVDVINFAQKRATRCFQDETLLDKESARLLWDFVVLLCRQNGTVVGTDLAELLLRDHKTVWLPGKSPNEANLIDFTNEALEQAEEESGEAQLSFLTDSLITTIDSLERETERFRELLLYGRKKDALESAMKHGLWGHALLLASKMDNRTHARVMTRFANSLPINDPLQTVYQLMSGRMPAASTCCGDEKWGDWRPHLAMVLSNLTNNMDVESRTIVTMGDTLASKGLLDAAHFCYLMAQVGFGVYTKKTAKLVLIGSNHSLPFLKFATNEAIRRTEAYEYAQSLGTQPCCLPNFQVFKFVYACRLAEMGLAAQAFHYCEVISKAILKNPYYYSPVLIGQVIQVSARLRLFDPQIKEKPEQELFIEPDWLVQLRHLDGQIQEGSLAYAPGRSTPQQYACSTPSSELDRVSQSEGMGSSQEANAGSENPLLASLLPGVTHAMQGVRLMPSAPPIILDGSSSAVAASSQPEASSNAVPFYPAAPAGVGPAPGFPGPIYPGVPVPPAGPPPPLTFGDLQPQESGVSQEAAQGAPPESHVWKPEPREEDFYAKMASMGPGRRSRSTSQSSGHMGFGQRSRTTSESSVHSVGRERQNSAAKQPSPPPPSIPEGKESKKESRKEPAPRKSGATWFGWLMGKGRNEAHLPDDKNKSIVWDEKKQRWVNLDEPEEETKPPPPPPSGFPQVPQAAPSGPGGPPNSSVNMFSRRAAGTKARYVDILNPSRAKSPGAAPAPSELFAPLAPMPIPANLFVPNPGEPQPLEGSVAEEPGPPGSEPDPDVAAERPYLNSAAFPPGPELPPFQPEGSRSGELSRSSSMSSLSREVSQHFNQSPSGGPLAGVVQFYNPSQFTQPAAGPGSSRPSRIGQRKYPTLK; encoded by the exons ATGCAGCCTCCACCGCAAGCCGTCCCTCCCGGGGCAGGGGGCCCCCCTCCGTTAGCGGCCTCACGGAATATGTACTGGCGCAGCAGCCCTTTGAGCAGGCGGGCGAACCCTCCGGCGGGCGCCACCCCGGGGCTGGTACGACCTGTGACAGACCCTTTTGCCTTTGGCGTGCAGCCGCCGCGAGGCTCCCCTTCAGGCAACGCAGCCAAAGGAGACCCGCTGGTCATGCCAGGTTTCCCCCCGGCAGCCTTTCCTCCACCCGCTGCGGGCCAGCCGCCTCCACCTTTCTCTGGGGACAACCCTCATGGACTGAACTCTCCTTGGCCTCCTCTGAGCTCTCAGCCTGGAGCCAGCAGCGCGTTTTCAAGGACGGCCGCGTCATTTCCCGCCCACGTGGCAGACAGGGCGGAGGCACGTCCCGGAGCAGAGCAGGGCCTCGGCCACCCTGCGGGACCGTTTGACTCTTCGGGCGCACGCGAGAATTCGGTTCGCGGACACCAGGGTTCGGCTTCTCCGCCCGAGAGACCCCCGAGCGAGCAGAATGTCGGCTGGAGCCCCACCCACCCTAGTTTGGCCCCGTCGGCGTTGTCTTTCCAGCCTGCTGTGCCCCAGTGGATGGGGCCCCACGGGAGCCTGCCCCCCCAGGGTCATTCATACTTGCCCTACCCAGAGCCGCCACCTCAGAACGCCGCTTACACTGTTCCTCCGACGACCGTTGGGATTCCCCAGGCCGGTCCTCCTCTGGATCCTTATCCGAGTCCCGCGCAGCGTCCTGCGGCTGCCCAGGGCGCTGCAGAGGCGCCGTCGGGGGTCAGCGACGCCCCCAGCGTGTCGTCTGCCCAGGGGGCCCCTTGGCAGAACCCCGGAGGTTCCAGTCCTTGGCTGGGTCAGCTTCCTCAGGAACACTTCTATTTGCAGCCCTTGGAAACGACCCCGACCCCCCTCCATCCCTCCTCTCAGGAAAGCGCCCCTCCAGGCCAGCCTCGAGGCCGCTTGGAAGCCGCCGGCGAGCCTTGCCCGGCCGACACCGATCCGGGGACCGTATCGATGTTTTTCAaaggggaggaggcagagaaCGAAGAGATCCTTTCGTCAGAGAGAAGAAACCAGGACGGCAAAGCGGATTTTGAGGCTTCCCAGCCGACGATGGGGCACACCTATTACCAGCCACTGCACAGTAGTCACCAGATCCCGGTGGCCGCTTTTGCCTCGGCGCAGCCTTACGCCGCGCCAGCGACGGAGGCCCTGCAGAAGGAAGGCGAGGCCCCGCCTTCCTTCCGAACGGCAAACGTCCAGCCCGGCGACCCCACCGCCTTCTCCAGAGAAGGAAAAGCCGAAGCCGTTGGCCCTGGAGCCCCGCTGTACGAGAACGTGGAAAATCAGGAGTACGTTCAGAACCAGGAGGTTCTGCCGAGCGAGCCCCCGGCCCAGAGCCACCCCTCCCCGGGGGCCGCGTCCGATTCGAGCCGGTACGCCTTGCTGTTGGGACCCTCCCTTCCAAAGAGCAGCCTGGGGAGGAGCAACATGGAAGGAGGACCAAATCTAGAAGCCCCCGACGCCTTGCTCCTGCAGCCCGTCCGTCCCGACAGCGTCTCTTCCAGCTACAGCAACTTGAGCCACCGAAGCCTCTCCTGCGCCAGCCGGCCCCAGGAGCCGGGCACTTTCATCCAGCAAGAAAGCGGGaagcccgaggaggaggaggaggaggagccctcctcctcctccacccccttcTTTCAGCAGATCGACTCCTCGCCTTTAGGGGGGGACGCCGGGGAGCACAACCCCAGCCGGAGTTACCGTGGCCTCCTCTCCCaggcccccacccccagcccccccaAACCCATGGGGGTCTTTCAGACCAGCGCCAACAGTTCGTTCGAGCCGGTGCGGTCCCAGGGGTCGGGCCCCAAACCCCTCGAGACGGACCAGGCTAAGATGGTGGCCGAACTGAGGGAGAACCCCCCAAGCCAAAGGAGTAGCAAGAAGAGCCCCGCCGTGCCCGTGGCGTCCCCAGGGAATCTGGAACAGCCCCCCGACAACTTGGAAACTCTTCTCCCCTTCCAAGCTCAGCCTCTGATGGCCGCCGGTAACCCTGGAGGGGTGCCACAGCCCATCAGCAGCTCCGGCGCCACAGACAGCGTGCAGTCGTCCTCCGAGAGGAGACCCTCGGCTCGGGTCCAGGGAGCGGTGAAGAAATGCGAGAGCCCGGCCACGACCCTCTGGGCTCACAACGAGCTGCCCAATTTTGGCGGCAACGTCCTGCTCGCCCCGGCCGCCCCGGCCGTGTACGTCCCGGCCAAGCCGGTGGTCCAGGTGGTCCAGCCTCCGGAGAGCGGGCCGCCTGGACAGCAGCGCTTCCCGCCGCGCTCCGTCCTGGCCCCTCAGGCCGGCCACGTCGCTTCGGAAAACCTGGAGAACCCCCCCAAAATGGGGGACGAGGAGGCCCTTCGCTCCCAGGCGAGTTCGGGTTACGCCAGCCTCCTCTCCTCCCCGCCGACCGAGGCCCTGCAGAACCCGCCGGTCGTGCTGGCCCAGCCGAACCAGGGCGGCGGCTTGAACCAGCTGGTGAATTTCTCTCTCGGGCATCAGCTGAGCAAGAACGAAAACAGCCCTTTAGCGAAAGACCCCGCAGGGAGCAAAAGGCCCATGCCGAGCGGACTGAGTAGCAGCCATGCTTCGGGGGAAAGCGGGATCTTCCTGACGGGGCCGCCGGGATCCGTGCTTCACGCCTCGGCTGGCTTGTCAGATTCTAACTCTTTGCAGGAGCCTCTCGGCGCTCCTGAAATTGCCATGCATTCGCCTGCCGGTTTGCTCATCAGGCAGCCCGCCTCTCACCTCCCGCTCAACCTGGCTGCAGAAAAGCAGACCTCTGCTCCTTCAGAAGCAGGACTGCCTCCTGAATTTGGGAGCAAGCCCGGGACGGGGGTGGGCGCCCCTGGTAACCCAAGGGTGGCGCTGGGGCCTGGAGGGCCGGCCGGAGTGGCTAATAACAGCCACCCTGGTCGCTCTAAGAACAGTCTGACCAGCCAAGAGTTTTCCCAACCGGTGGATTATACGGTCGCCAAGAGTGTGGAGCAGAGCGGCGCGGAGAGCGGGCCTCAGGGCCACAATCCGTTGCTGGCTAGTAGCCAGTCGATGCCTCAGCCACCCGGCCCGATCGGCCAAGCAGAGCTAGACGCTCATCAGAAGCGTTTCTACCAACAGGTCACGAAAGACACGCAGCCGCCGGCGCCGTCCGACAGAACCCTCCCTCTGCAGAGGAAGCCGACGCCGGCCGCGTCAGCCTCCCAGGGGGCGGACCCTCCCTTGAACCCCCAGGGGCCTCCTGGGGGCAGCTCAGCCCCACCACTGGGACACAGACCTGGCCCCGCCGGCCCCCCAGAAGGGAGCTCAGCCCTGCCCCCGGCAAATCCTGCTCGGTCTCCCCCTGATCCTCAGCAGGGTTCATTGGGCCAGCCTCCGCCTGCTTCCACTCCGTCCGGACTGCCTTCCGCCTCGGTAGCGGGCGGCCCGAGTCATCCGCCGCAGCCCCCTTCGCAGCCGGATCAGCAGcagcccccacctccccagacCCCCCAGAATGCCTTCGCAGGGCCACCGAACCCGTATTACTACTACAGACACCCTTACGACGCCTATCCCGCTGGCTATCCTCCACCCTATCCTCCAGTGGATCCTCGCACGGCCCATCTTTACTACCAG GAGGACGTGTATAGCCGTTACGACCCTTCCTACCGGCCATACGGCGGCACCGCAGCCTACGGGGAACCTAGCAGTTACCAGTACGTGGAACCCGAGCGCCCCAGTTCCAGAGCTAGCCACACCTCCGACCGACCCCCGTCCAG aCCGGGGTATCCTGAGGATTATTATAACGCCAAAAGTGGATGGAGCGACTACTATGCTGATTATTATGCCACTGCCTACGATTACGGAG ACCGCTATCCGTCAGCGTATGATCCCCGGTATCGGGACCTCAGAGCGTACGACCAGCACTACTGGTATGACACGGAGCAGCGTTCGTACCCAAAGAGGGAGGCGTATCCCTACGGAAACAG CCACGACCGGTACGAAGATCACTGGCGATACGACCCTCGCTTTGCGGGCAGCTTTGACGAAGACCTGGAGCCTCGCCGGGACCCTTATGGGGATGAGTTTGACCGGCGCAGCGTCCACAGCGAGCACTCAGGCCACAGCCTCCACAGCTCCCGGAGCGTCCACAGCCGGCAGAGCAGCTTCAGCTCCCGGTCTCAGCAG AGCCAGTTGTATAGAAGCAATCATGACCTGACAGCTGCCGCCTACGACGGCGAACACCCAGCTGCCTCGCTCCACGCAGATTATTACCCTCACTATATGAACCCACCATCGTTGGCCGATTATAACCATTCGGCCCAAACGGCTTGGTCCACTATGGAACAAG TCCCCTCCAGGCCGCTGACCCCAGAGAAGTTCTCGGTGCCCCACATCTGTGCAAGGTTTGGTCCTGGGGGCTACCTGGTCAAGGCGCTTCCCAACCTCCCCTCGGAGGGACAGCCAGCTTTGGTGGAGATCCATAGCATGGAG ATGATCATGCAGCATTCGCTGGAACAGGAGGAGATGAGAGCCTTCCCCGGCCCTCTTACCAA AGACGACACCCACAAAGTGGATGTCATCAATTTTGCCCAGAAAAGAGCCACACGGTGCTTTCAGGACGAAACTCTGCTCGACAAGGAGTCTGCCCGGCTCCTGTGGGACTTTGTGGTTCTACTCTGCCGGCAGAATGGG actGTGGTCGGGACGGATCTGGCCGAGCTCCTGCTCCGAGATCATAAAACGGTCTGGCTCCCCGGGAAGTCGCCCAACGAAGCCAATTTGATCGATTTCACCAACGAGGCTCTGGAGCAGGCGGAGGAAGAGTCCGGCGAagctcagctgtctttcctgacCGACAGCCTCATCACCACCATTGACAGCCTCGAGAGGGAGACGGAGCGGTTCCGGGAGCTCCTGCTCTACGGCCGCAAGAAG GATGCTTTGGAGTCGGCCATGAAGCACGGCCTCTGGGGCCATGCCTTGTTGCTGGCTAGTAAGATGGACAACCGGACTCACGCCAGAGTCATGACCAG attTGCCAACAGCCTCCCAATCAACGATCCCTTGCAGACGGTTTACCAGCTGATGTCGGGGAGAATGCCGGCAGCCTCCACA TGCTGCGGAGACGAGAAATGGGGCGACTGGCGACCCCACCTCGCGATGGTCTTGTCCAACTTGACGAACAACATGGATGTGGAGTCGAGGACGATCGTCACCATGGGCGACACGCTTG CTTCAAAAGGTCTCCTGGACGCTGCTCACTTCTGCTACTTGATGGCTCAGGTTGGGTTCGGCGTGTACACAAAGAAAACCGCCAAATTGGTGCTGATTGGTTCCAACCACAG cTTGCCCTTTTTGAAGTTTGCCACCAACGAAGCCATTCGGAGGACCGAAGCCTACGAATACGCACAGTCGCTGGGGACTCAGCCATGCTGTCTGCCCAATTTCCAG GTTTTCAAGTTCGTCTACGCCTGTCGACTCGCCGAGATGGGGCTCGCAGCCCAGGCGTTTCATTACTGTGAAGTGATTTCCAAAGCCATCCTCAAAAATCCCTATTATTATTCCCCCGTGCTAATCGGCCAGGTGATCCAG GTTTCCGCTCGGTTACGGCTCTTTGACCCTCAGATAAAAGAGAAACCAGAGCAGGAATTATTTATTGAGCCTGACTGGTTAGTACAGCTTCGACACTTAGATGGACAGATCCAG GAGGGGTCTCTGGCTTACGCACCAGGGAGGTCTACGCCCCAGCAGTACGCCTGCAGCACGCCGAGCTCGGAGCTGGACCGTGTGAGCCAAAGTGAGGGAATGGGAAGCAGCCAGGAGGCGAACGCGGGCTCCGAGAACCCCCTCCTGGCCTCTTTGCTGCCTGGCGTGACCCATGCCATGCAGGGGGTCCGCCTGATGCCTTCAG CTCCTCCAATCATCCTGGACGGTTCCTCGTCGGCAGTGGCTGCCTCTTCCCAACCAGAGGCCTCGTCCAACGCCGTTCCTTTCTACCCGGCGGCGCCTGCTGGTGTAGGGCCGGCCCCCGGCTTCCCAGGACCCATCTACCCTGGGGTGCCAGTCCCGCCGGCGGGCCCGCCACCCCCTCTGACCTTCGGCGACCTTCAGCCCCAGGAGTCAGGGGTCAGCCAGGAAGCAG CACAAGGGGCCCCTCCAGAGTCTCACGTTTGGAAGCCCGAACCCAGAGAGGAGGACTTCTATGCCAAGATGGCAAGCATG GGCCCGGGCCGGCGATCCAGATCTACCTCCCAGTCTTCAGGCCACATG GGCTTCGGCCAGCGGTCGCGAACCACCTCGGAGTCCTCGGTGCACTCCGTGGGACGCGAGAGGCAGAACTCGGCCGCCAAGCAGCCTTCTCCGCCTCCGCCCTCCATTCCGGAAGGGAAGGAATCCAAAAAAGAGTCCCGGAAGGAACCGGCGCCACGGAAA agCGGTGCGACGTGGTTCGGCTGGCTGATGGGGAAAGGCAGGAACGAGGCTCACCTCCCGGACGATAAGAACAAATCC ATTGTTTGGGATGAGAAGAAACAGCGATGGGTCAACCTGGATGAGCCAGAAGAAGAG ACCAAGCCACCGCCACCGCCTCCCTCGGGCTTCCCTCAAGTTCCCCAGGCAGCACCTTCTGGTCCGGGAGGCCCCCCGAACTCTTCCGTCAACATGTTCTCTCGGAGAGCAG CGGGAACCAAAGCCCGATACGTCGACATCCTGAATCCAAGCAGGGCCAAATCTCCTGGGGCTGCCCCGGCGCCCTCCGAGCTCTTTGCCCCTCTGGCACCAATGCCCATCCCGGCGAACCTGTTTGTACCAAATCCAG GAGAGCCGCAGCCTCTGGAGGGCAGCGTGGCGGAAGAGCCGGGGCCGCCGGGAAGCGAACCGGACCCAGACGTGGCCGCAGAACGCCCG tACTTAAATTCCGCCGCCTTTCCGCCCGGCCCTGAGCTCCCTCCATTCCAACCGGAGGGCTCTCGCTCTGGAGAG CTTTCGCGCTCTAGCTCAATGAGTTCATTATCACGTGAagtcagccagcattttaatcaG TCACCTTCGGGAGGACCTCTGGCAGGTGTGGTCCAGTTTTATAACCCTTCTCAGTTTACACAG CCTGCTGCAGGGCCGGGAAGCTCGAGACCCAGCAGAATCGGACAGAGGAAATATCCCACCTTAAAATAG